In the genome of Jaculus jaculus isolate mJacJac1 chromosome 11, mJacJac1.mat.Y.cur, whole genome shotgun sequence, the window AACTGCCTCGCAGCTCCTGCTTCAAGGCTAGGTGATTGGCATTCACACTGACTCACAACTTCTCCATGAAGATGAGGCCTTGGATGTTCACATTGACTAACCACCCCCCCGTGAAGATCCTGTGCTCCATGTCCTAACTGCCTCGTAGCTCCTGCTTCAAGGCTAGGTGATCGGCATTCACACTGACTCACAACTTCTCCATGAAGATGAGGCCTTGGATGTTCACATTGACTAACCACCCCCACGTGAAGGTCCTGTGTTCTGTGTCCTAACTGCCTCGTAGCTCCTGCTTCAAGGCTAGGTGATCGGCATTCACATTGACTCAGAACTTCTCCATGAAGATGAGGCTTTGGATGTTCACACtgatgaaccacccctgcatGAACATCTGGTGCTCCGTGTCCTAACTGCCTTGCAGCTCCTACTTCAAGACTAAGTGATCGGCATTCACATTCACTAACAACTCCTGTTTCGGCTGGTTCCCTTGGATATGGGGAAACAGACCTTGCAGGCAGGAGAGAGACTTCTGGTTTCTCTTGCCCTGTCTCTAGGACGGTCCTGGATTGACTGGCTTGGCCCATTTGGTTATATTTGACAGTTGCTAAAGGGCACCTGCTTTCATGTTGGGATGGAGCGGTATTTAAAAGTCCACGTTCGTCAGCAGATGGGCTCCCCATCAGAGCTCTCTTGATCTCCGGACAAGATGGAGAAGGGACAAGAACAAGGCTCcctaatgaggaagaggagggtgaTTCATCCAAGACTACCTCTGTGAGGTATGCCTGAGATGGTTTCCCTAGGAACGGGACAAGTTCAGCTGCTGGGTGGGCCCCAGACACACGGGGGGACGAAGTAGGGGGTGCACACAGTGGAAGGGCCAGGAGATGAGCCTTTCTCCATTTAAGGAGCTTCACGGGCTTAATCACCTTGAGAGGGAGACCCCAGCAGTGCTTCAGCCAGAACTTTACAATATGTGCCTCTAGGACCTCTCGAGTGTGTGTATCCAGAAAGGGCAGAAGCTGGGAGGTCCTCACGGACTTGTCTGAACTCTTTGAAGATGCTAAATAGCCGGTGTCCGTGTGGGGCTCAGACACAGAAACGCCACAGTTCACAGCAAGCCACGACCGACGCAAAGTCAAGGGGAACAGACCGCGTTTGATCTGAGCTGACTTTGTGCCCACGTGGGTCTTCAGGATGCTTTCTTCATTCCTGTCTGTGTTTCCCAGGGAGCCACTTTTTGAGTCTGTCTTCAAGCATTTGACTAGATTGTTTTCTGATTCTGCAGAGGTTGCCCCCTGAGAATTCACTGggtatctttccagccccctggaTACATCTCCTTTGGGGACCTTTCCTAGAATCTGAGCCAAATTCTTCCCTGACTCCTTCCTTAGCTGGAACCTCACTTTGGGGATCACCTGTGCGTGTTCAGTGGACGACCCAGAGGATCGCGACGGCCCAGGTTTGAGGTGGGCCTGGCTTGCTTTTGTCAGTTTGTCCTGGTGTTGCATCACTTCCAAAGACTCTTGGATCCTGCGGGGAAGTTCCCACCGGTGTTGGATGAGCCAGGTCTGCAGGTGGTGTTCTAGTTGCTCTCGGGCCTCAGGGCTGACGGGAAAGTTCTCAGGAAGGATAGACGACACCACCCAGTGTTGGCATGGGCCGGGAGTACATACATTATGGACCTCTTGAGGTCTTTGGCCCATCAAGGGTAAAAATGACCCACTCTTCAGTTTTTTCCACATAGAGGACTTTTTCAGGTATTGAGTTTCAGTGGGGATGGAAGGGTTGGGCATATTGTGGGGCTGCAAGCAAGTTGGCTCACAATCGCTAATGACCCGTAGAGATGCAGGTGATTTGACTTGGGTAGAGAATGGCAGATGAGGCTGCATCTGGACCTGGCCCACAGTTGCACACTGGAATTTGGATAGGGACAGCATTAAAGGTGGAGATGGGGACTCCAGGTATGACAGGGAAGAGACCATGGAGTGCACAGGAGACATTTTAGCTTGCACTGGAACTGGGCAAACATGAGTGACTCCATTAAATAAGAAGAAGGGAGACTCTAGCACAGAAGAGCTCTGAGGGATCCATGCAGCAGCCCCCAAGGACTCGCTATGCAGAGAAGGGAGGCCCCAGAAAAGTTGGCTAGATTTCTGCTGGAAATTCTCCCTTGGGGTCTTGGTATAAGAGACTTTCTGTGTGTCCAtcagttcttctggtttttccttcCTGTCCCATAAAGGCTGCAGGGTGGTGGAGTCCTTCTCAGCACTTGGTGACTTAACTCTGTTTCCTAAAGAACTGAACTGGTATCCTGGGCTCACTTGTTCTAGAAATgatccatctttttctttttccttcagctTTCTGGGGCAGTGTCCACAAGCTGGAAATTATAAGACAAGGTTATAGTGGTAAAGACAGGTAGTGGGATTTTTACAGGAGCTAAATGTATGTAATTGAAAAGACTAAAAGACTAGGAGCATAGACTAGAGTTGCCTCATATTTAAGCTCACATGACCACTGATTGACAGGTAGTTTCAAGGCATATGGATGGACAGCACTCTGTCATCTGCAGATTGCTCCCATTTCTGTCATCCTCCATGGTCCTCACAAATGTCCTTCAGGAGAAAGCTTGGCACCATCTCAAAAAGGCATTAGCTTTTCTCAAGGTGAACATGTGTCAACAGCTGGACCTAGAACCTGCATGCCTGGCAGGGCTGCTGCTACCACCCCCAGCGCCCCCTACTGGATGGCAGCTGCTTCGGGGTCCTTGGCAGTTTCCCCTCTGAGCAAAGAACCTGAGAAttatccaggttccattcccttcCCAGGCACCTCGTTTTTGTGCTCAGCAACTGGCATCCTGGGTTTGGGGCTGTCGTCCCTCGGGGGTGGACAATCTCGTGTTTATTCTGGACCTCCACTGTGAGGAGCAGAGCCTTACCTCTGCAAGTTAGAtctttcttcctgcttctgctcaGCCGGCGTACCTGCACCTGACATAGAGATGCAGTTAATGTTATGtgcctttttttcttaattttttactCAGTCTTTTCAGGCAATTCCGACAGACTGGTGttttcatatgagagagagaattgggactCTAGCcgctataatcaaactccagatgtgtgtgcgccACCTTTTGTGCACGTGACCTTATGCGCTTGCataaccttgtgtgtctggcttatgtgggatctggagaattgaacattgttctttggctttgcagacaagcacctttgccgctaagccatctctcctgcccttactcatttttttatatgtatgttagtattttttgtgtttcatttataagaaatacataaatgggcagggagatggctctgttaagtcctttctttgcaagcatgaagacctataTTTGATCCCTAGGTCCTTTGTGAAAGCTGGTCATGGTAGCCTGTACTTGTAATTCCCATGCTGGGGAAGTGGTAACAGGCGGATCTTGAGCACCACAGGCCAGCTCATCTGTCCTACTTGGCCAGATCCAGGGCAATGAGGTATGCTATGCTGTCCCAAAAGAAAGGTGGGTGGCACCTGAAGGGAAAGACATTCAGGGTTGTCCTATGGTCTTCATATGTGTGCATCCACTCCCACATGATAATCATAATAACTAAGAATACTACATGCATAAAGGAATTTTCTGCAGTAATATCTACTGGAAGTCTCTGTCAGTGTTCCTCTGCTCAGAAAACACAGGCTGAGCTCTACAGGTCTTCTCAGCATCCAGGTGCTATTCTGCTCCCAATGTCAAAGGTGACTCTAGTCTCTGATCAGACCTCAGATCAGCCCAAATGATGACAAGCCATATGCCTGAGAGGGGACATGATGCCCAGTGCTCTGAGCCTATCCTTGCCCAGGGGCTCCCCTCCTCTCCTGAAATCCAGTCCTTGCCCGCTGACTGTGGTGCTTCCATTTTGCCCTGGCACCTCCAACACCATGGCATTCAGAGGGCTTCTGGTACATGTCCTGCTGctttctctagctcagcctggcccTGCCAGCTCCCGGGAGAGTATGGTTCTGATCTTCCCCCACATTTCCCCTCAGATGTTCTCTACTTGGTTTGGAGCTGTGACAATTGCAATAAGAGAACCAGTCTCTCCTGGACCTGAGCTCAGAGTTTACCTTTCTGCTGGTTTTCTTTATCGGTGGTGGAGGTGAGGGTGGGCGACTCTGAAGGAAggcaagaaagaggaggaagaggaccacTCCACACGCAAAGGCAAGGATCAGGTCCATTGCCCAAGTAGTGGAGCTGGGGCTCAGCCATGGGGCAGGGGCATTAACGCTTTTCAAGGGAAGAGTTTCTCCATCTGAACCACGCAGTTGCTCTCAGGCCACTGAGCTCTGGAAGTTCTCCTGGGAGTTGGCAGGAAGGCCAAGGCTTGCATCACAGAGCTCCAGCGTCTATATCACAAAGGGCCTCTGAGAGCGGGGGAGGGGTGGTGGGAAGAAGAGATGGCACCACAgcctctccctgcctccacccAACAGGCCTCCATCCCTCCTCAGCCTTCGGGAGGGCTTTCACCTCTACCTGCTCGACCCATCAGAGAACCACGTTCCCTCGTTTCTACTTGTTTCCCCCTCAGAACCTGTATAGCACCTGCTTCCTCTTTTCCATTGCCAATCTTTACTCGAGGCCtgccaattgtgtgtgtgtgtgtgtgtgtgtattcacgtgGGTTTGTGtgcaggtcagaagacaacctcacaTTCCACCTTATTTGAAGCAGCGTCTCTTCGCTGCTCTCTGCTGCGTCTACAAGACCATTTTGTGCGGAAGATTCCATGAGTCCCTATGTCCCACCCCCTTCTTGCTCGTGCATCTGTGTTCACGTGTGTTCTCAGATCcgcactcaggttctcatgcttctgCAGCAAACTCGTTACTTGCTCAGTCCTCTCCTCAGTCCAGATCTGCCAGTAGTGTGGTCCTGAGGGATGGGACATTGGGAGCCTGTCGCAGAACAGAATGCCCCGTGACTGCTCTTGCTCATTCCCTCTGTGGACCTGCCAGGAGACCCTAGCCCTGCATGGGCCTTGTCCATCCCTGACTCTGCAGGAACCAACACCCTTGGCGCTGTCCGGGGTGCTGGATTCTGACCACAAACCACAAAGTGCAGGGCAGAACCCAGCCAGCAGGTGGAAAAGCAGAAGCTGAGTGTGCCTGCGACTTGGGTTTGCTGCTTACCATCATTTCTCAGGAAATCACTCTGCTTTGTGtccatttaaaaattactaaCGTGGCCCTAAAGG includes:
- the LOC101608658 gene encoding spermatogenesis-associated protein 31-like, which translates into the protein MDTQKVSYTKTPRENFQQKSSQLFWGLPSLHSESLGAAAWIPQSSSVLESPFFLFNGVTHVCPVPVQAKMSPVHSMVSSLSYLESPSPPLMLSLSKFQCATVGQVQMQPHLPFSTQVKSPASLRVISDCEPTCLQPHNMPNPSIPTETQYLKKSSMWKKLKSGSFLPLMGQRPQEVHNVCTPGPCQHWVVSSILPENFPVSPEAREQLEHHLQTWLIQHRWELPRRIQESLEVMQHQDKLTKASQAHLKPGPSRSSGSSTEHAQVIPKVRFQLRKESGKNLAQILGKVPKGDVSRGLERYPVNSQGATSAESENNLVKCLKTDSKSGSLGNTDRNEESILKTHVGTKSAQIKRGLFPLTLRRSWLAVNCGVSVSEPHTDTGYLASSKSSDKSVRTSQLLPFLDTHTREVLEAHIVKFWLKHCWGLPLKVIKPVKLLKWRKAHLLALPLCAPPTSSPRVSGAHPAAELVPFLGKPSQAYLTEVVLDESPSSSSLGSLVLVPSPSCPEIKRALMGSPSADERGLLNTAPSQHESRCPLATVKYNQMGQASQSRTVLETGQEKPEVSLLPARSVSPYPREPAETGVVSECECRSLSLEVGAARQLGHGAPDVHAGVVHQCEHPKPHLHGEVLSQCECRSPSLEAGATRQLGHRTQDLHVGVVSQCEHPRPHLHGEVVSQCECRSPSLEAGATRQLGHGAQDLHGGVVSQCEHPRPHLHGEVVSQCECQSPSLEAGAARQLGHGGQDLHGGVVRVVNQFERQKPSLHAEGVSQFKCRSCCHHADGESQFDRGTPSLPAEVGREFEHRAPSLQGGAVSKFVPRAPSVPAQAGRELEPQVEMKLAAKPQRYGPEELLPHCSRALLLAAHGGTSQRIREPVIVWGSDELTQQKPSVPKQQDSQKGPSKALAPMYQGDEKLNADLREERAKVQKTSKFTQAKGQENTVQKKSHWPLPNTQQAPAKSPFQRMMHRFLHWILPKKSIKAQVEPPKKGKPPSTTVKSQRQVKKPQVDSNVAEAQKLMATVGQILEKKMIQQSKLCTPKTNQPKEPPPPPVCPHPLCQSPPSSSERKRLPSHLAAPCSQRYPVQERHVGGQGSLKSVRFTKEQQSSQHPHLKLTNEAPLVSPSKQGTIVPGASNHHQRCPRHCVNQTSVLYNLLENSTFFTSGKTYLKENV